The stretch of DNA GTTTTTGAGCAAATATGCAGAAAATTTTGACCACCTTGTGCAATAGTATTAATTTTTAGTGAAAATCCCTTGTCTTCGTGCTTAAGTTCCTCAGTTTATGTACTCTTGAAAAGATGAGGTAAGAAATTGCTAGTAAAAGATCCTGCAGCCTGAAAATGCTGAAAATTACACTATACAAGACAAATATGAAGAATGCAACTTCAATTAAAAGATGCTTGTAAACCAGAAATAGAAGGGCAGTCTAAATCAATTCTGAAACTTGATCTATAATTCATTCATTCACATGGTGACATACTAGCTTATCATATGGATCACCATCATATTTGTACAGCCTGTTGGTCCAGTAAACAATTGTAATTGCAGGCAAAATCTCAATTTTTATACATCACCGAACAGATCCATCACATGCTATCTCGCCTGTCTCTACACTGAAACAATAGCAGGATGCGTAAGATCTGTGTAAATCCCTATCATTGACATAGTGGCATGCTTGCTGGTGTAGTCGCATCTTCAAATCTCAAAACTTCGGTTGGGGACTTGGGTGCCTTGGCGCATTGCTGATATCGACTTCTGCAGCTGCAACTCTGCAAGTTTGGAAACAAGATCAGAAACCAATTGTCAGAGTTGGACAAAACCTGCAAATTGGCAAGAGATCGCTATGCTGCATTCTCTTTCTGTGAGATGGCAGTGTGAAGCTGAAGATGTTACCACATGCCTAGCTACGCGTGCTGGGCCTCCTGCGTCCTCAGCGGCTGGCTCTCGCTGTGCTGGCTGTCCAGTGGCATGTACTGCGCCATGATCGCCATGATCTCCGAGTCCATGTACCGCTGCAGCACACAACAGACACAGAGTGCATCCATGGTCATGGTCAGGAACCAGAGATTGTTTAGAGCATACACCGCGAACAAAGAAACGTTTGTTTATGCGTGATTCGATTGCCTAAAGGCTAAAAGAGATCGCTGAATTCATACCCTGAGCCTGTACTTGTAGAACACGTATCCGgcgacgccggcgccggcgaggcacGACATGACCAGGGCGGTGACGAGCCACCCGAACGCCGACATGTTCTTGGCTGCACGTTTGACAGCAGAAGAGATGGATCTTGAGCAGCAACGCCACTagaagcagaggagaagcagcgGCAAGAACAGAAAGGTAGCTGAGGGGCTCACCAATACAGGTATCTTCACTCTTGATGCACAtcaggccgccgccgcacttGCAGTCGAATCCGTCCCAGTTGTTCTTGCATGGCACGAGCAGTGCGGGCAGGAGCACGCCAGCTTCTCGCTGCACTCGTCGACGTCTGGAACGGCAGGGAGGAatcagcaaggaaggttcaggcTCAGCAATGGAGGAAGCTAGGCTAAGGAGAACTGGCGAAGTACCTTGGCAATGGAAGCCGTTGCTCTTGAACCCTGGCGGGCACTTTCATCCGCTCAAATCTGAACCCTGCACACGCCACCAACGTCAGTAAGCAATGCTTCACATCTTGGCCTGAAGATCAAACCCGAAGCAGTATATGAAAGCAATTTGTTATTTCTTCATCGGATTACCGAGCAAGCGGAGAAAGTCTTGCCATATCTCGTCTCCGTCCAGCACCCGCCGTTGCCCATGGCACACCGGCCCGGTCCTACCGCTGGTGATGCAAATGGAGGACAGGTCGTTAAAATCCATTCAAATTCAGTGTCAGATTGAGACGGTTGTGTGACGAAAGAAGGGGAACCATTGGCACTGATCGATGGTACCTTTGCATTCGGTGTACCCATCTCCTTGGTACTGAACGCCACCCACTACAGGGCACTGGCAAATCCTCCCTCTGTACGTGTCCTGCTCCCAGCACTCGATCGGTGTACCATATGAAGTGTTCTGCAATCTACTTGAAAGAACTTGTTGGAGATGGGCGAGTACCTTGCAGGCCGTGATGTTGGTCTTCTCGTCGCGCCAGCAGCCGCCGTTGTTGTCGAGGCACTCGTCGGTCTCCATGTCTGAAGAAAATTTCAGAGGTGAATCCCCCGATTAGCATTGAACTGAAGCGATTGATCAGGCATGGTTTCATCTATGGAGGCTGTGAACCTGGTGTCAGGCAGACGTGAGGCTCGGTGGTCTCCTTGAACCCAGCACAAATTGTTCAGAGAATCTTGAAGTTCCAAGCACTGCTGGCAGCTAAGTGTGATGTTCTAATGAAATTGGAAGAGTTGCCGATACCTCGATACTGCACGTCGTTGATCACCAGCGTCGGCAAGATGGTCACGTCCCCTCGAGTTCCGTGTCCGACCTACAAGAATCGAAGCTAAGCAAACTGGCTTGTGCAAAAGATGTGAGCAAATCGCTTCCATGAAATCAGCATGTCAGACCGACAACTTGAACAATCTGCTCCGTCTTGAGCACGTCGTtctcggcgtcggcgtcgggaTCCCCCATGCACTTGTCGATCATGTCCATCGGCAACCCTGCAGCGCCGAACCAGATCAGCAAGAGGGGAGCACGCTCCATTGCGGAAAAAGAAAAATGAGCACAGTCTCCGTCATGATAGCACATGGCGCGCACCGAGCGATCGGACGACGTCCTCGGCGCAGCGGCGGGTGTACTTGTTCTCCGTCATGGAGCAGCGGAGGTGGTAGTCGGCGACGTAGTCCCACCAGACCCAGGGCCGGTTGCTCGCGTTGGCGACGCGGTGGACGCAGAGCTGCCGCAGGTTCTCCACCACCACGTCCTTGCCGTCGTAGCCGGCGCCGAGGTCCCCCTCCGGGTCCGGCGAGCAGTAGCGGCCGCGGTTGATGCACTGGGCCTTGCACTGCGGCGTGTCCAGGAACGCGTCGGGGCAGAACCAGGTGATGTAATGCGGGGTGAAGAGCGCGTAGCCGCCCTTCTCCAGCAGCTGAGCGTGGCCGCGGAACGCGCGCACGAACGCCGCCTGCTTGTCGCACCGCGGCCCGCACTCGTCGTTGCTGTTGGTCCAGAACTCGTACTCCACGCGCTCGTCGGGGTGTGGCATCGACTTGCGCCAGTCGTGTCACAACCCAAAGTTTAAAACCATGTTAACATGTAATTAGtagcatcatgagcatcatttAATCATATTGGAGCATCATTTATGCATGAATTGGAATGATTGTATTTAATTACTTGCCTCGTTTGAGTGAAGGTTGTGAAGCAAGTCTAAAATTTTTGTTAAGTAACTGTGCccttaaaattttaattcaaatactagatttcaaatgatgaatttaaaatatttttgtTCAATTTTGTAATGTTTATCCcaagccataaaattcttggaagttTTGAAAACTGCTATTTTATTTGAATTTCTGTGAGCAATCTATAATAGCTTTTGAGTTCTCGTTGTTGCATTGTGTTATTGGTAGTTTGATCTTGCTCCAGTAAAATTTTGGCGATTTTTGGAGCATGGAAAGTCCTAGTTTTTGAATTTTGAAGTTGAACCATCGTTTTCCTTTTTCCCATCCACCCCGGGCCCACCCATCAGCCACAGCCCCCCAATCCCCGCGCCTCCTGGCTCGGCCGTTGGCTagcccgggcggcggcgccttGCCGTCGGGCGCTGGCTGGGCCAGCATGGCTGCAGGAAGGCAAGTCGCCCCGCCGGCAGCTCGCCTTCCTTCTTTTCATTCAAACGCCGGTTCCCCTCCCCAAAACCCTAAcccctctctcctccattgccgccgccgcctccttcttccccttcGCCGGCCGCCGTGATTCACCGCCTCCAGTGAGCCTTCCTTCGATTCCTTGCACGCATAGCACCACCTGGACCGCCTCGTCCGATTTAGGCCCTCAACATtggcctccgcccgccgccgccgctccttgccgtgccgccgctcgccgcgccgttCCGCCCGTTGGTGCCGTAGGTGAGCATCCCCGTCACGCCCAAATCCCCGTGTGCGCACCGCCCCTGTTCCGCTCGCCTCCCCGGCCGTGTTGCCCCGCTGTAAGCCGTGATGGCACgctgcgcgcgcgcgctcgcacGCGGGCCGCACCGTGGCCGCGCTCTAGCCGCGCCCCTGCCGCAGGTCAAGGCCAGCGGCCGGCCTTGACTCAGCCCGGGTCCGCTTGGCCTCCTgggtccacctgtcggcgcctggGAGCGCCGGATCCGGGTGTCCTTAGCGTTTCCCTCAAGTTTTTATGTTTTTCATAGAGCTGTCAAATTatgaaatttaaagaaatttgTGTATGTCTTCAAACATTATGAAACTTATTTTATTGGATTCCTGTGTTGCAGATCTACTcaacaaaaatatatttttgctTGTTAATATTCTATAAAATTAGTTATGCTTTGTCTTTATGAAAGTAAGTTAATTGTTTAATAATTGATAGGATGCTCCAAAAtgccaaactaaattttgttagaatccgTGTGAAATGTGCTATCAAACGGTGCAGCTTGTTCTAGTGGATCTCTGCTTTTTGATAGGATTTTAGTGTGTTTTATTGTTCTATTTCTGCAGGCTTGTTTAATTCATAACTTTTGTTTGAAAAGTGATAAAATGgcaaaaccacttctgttacccTTTTTTTCATGTCTAGATCCTCTGGtaattttttgagaatttttggaAGTGATTTGCatatcttttaagatttaacttgtttaGATTAGCTGAAACTTGTTATATGCATAAGTAAGTCTACAAAAATGATTTTGCTGCAAATCTAACTCCTATGAGTTTCTTATGATGTTCTCTGTAAGCTAGAATTAAATCTTGATTTATACTTGCTGTTTGAATTTATCTTGGCCAATTCTCACTTTAGGTCCTTTTGCGTAAAAGCTTAGAAAGCGAGATCATGTCGCTAGCATTCACGTTGCTGGTCTTTATGTATGCCATCCATTCCTCATTTCATATCATATCATTTTCATATTATCGGCATCCTGCTAATGCATGCATCTCATTCATGCGTTATAGTGATCGAAACGCCGGAGAACGAGCCTGTTGAGCCCGCCGAGACCGTTGAACCCGAGCCCGGAGTTGAGTTCGTTGTTGAGCCGGAAGAAAACCAAGGCAaacagctaagcatgattctgTTTACCCACTCAACTTGAATTAATTTAGTTATCTCACTTGGGTATATGTGGTTATGCTAtatgtttatctattgcatcgttgatCCTACTTTCTTACATTTACCTTCCTTGTTTTTATATATCCATATCCTTGCCATTGTAGTTAGTAACTAATTAATTGATTaaatgcttagccatgcttatAGTTGGTCTATAACTTATAAGAAAATTTTGGGAATAGGATCACACTATGCTCACTACACGATTTGGTTAACTTGATCGCACTTGTCCGGTTTTAAAATGTTGGAAGGATTGGAACGGTCTAGTTGGAAAAGTTGTTTCGTGGTTTGGGCGGAATATAGGgtctagagaaaggagtctcgtagagaaaggagtctcggaggcatagtccgcCTGAATCAGTTAAAAATTGTCCTTGGATGACCTCGGTTTTGAGCAACTTaacgtactaccacatatccaatcaTGGTATAGATAAGCCGAATACCTTCTAAGTTTTAATCATTGAGGCACGGTTCTAGATGCGTGaccatagggctttgtagagaggcttaggggtgtccccggtggacctaggtgacTCTCCGCGCAAGTAAGGTGTGATTTTCAACAGTTGAGACTTGTTGGAAAAGGTTGATGCAAGTACCCCCTTAcccaacgtgatcggttgggtgagccGCATgatccttgtgtcgtgtggggaAAGAAGTACACTCTTGTAAGGTTAaataatcaattcgaattgccgcgctctcaaTTATGAGCAAGCTTAATATCCAATGAATTCTTCATAGAAGTATCGTTTATGTTTGGTTATGGCTCATGTCACTTTATGTTACTTTACTTGTTTAGTAGTTGAAGCAACTAAAATTATGAGGTATGGGTTGGACAAGATAATTAAATGGCTAGAAAGCTAGATGTTGGATTAGAGAGCTCATGCTTATGCAAACTTACTTAACCCTTAAAGCCTTTGTCTTGTTGAGCCCTCATTTGCATACTACTTGGTTATTAATTCGCGTAAGTCACGAGTAACTttctactcatgttgctttttaaactaagttgcaggtgagccgtaagttgtgtttggccacttctaccccgccgatccCGGTGCGGGGGAGGAGTAGGTCGATGTGGCCttaatggtgtccttgagcaagactccATTAGTTTATCACGTTTATCAAGTTATCCGCTACGAATCGTTTCTTTTGGGATATCATATTAAACATTAAACTTTACGTTTCATGTCCCTTTTTAATGCTAATTGTGAGCCCAAAGCTTGTAAATTGTTGTTGAATCTTTAATTTCATATTTGACTCCTTTGATGTTGAACTTGAAATGTTTAATTGCCCAACCTTTGAAATgcttaaaattgctctttgtggTTCATCGGCAATATATATGATTGTAAATGGTACGTGTGTATGCGTGATCTTGGATATATGGTAGAGCAcgtaccgggactaccggatttgatattatttttggcGAACGACGTGTCGGTTGTTCATAtcttagatgtgggttaacacgtgGTACGCTCTCGGGTGAGCatgtgttagctctcatcttatCAGGCGATTTGTTTAAAATAGTGTTAAATTGGAAAGTTCTTGCAAGTCGAGGtgcaccaccacctcctcgccgctgccggaaggggaggcggcgcggcggagggcaTCGCCAAACCGCTTGGTGATCAGCGCCGAGGGGACGGTGATGTTGGCGAGGAACGCCATGTCGCCGTCGGGGGTCTCATCCTTGGGGCTGTCCATCATCAGCAGCGGCTCGTCGGCGCTGTCGGCCACCAGGACGGCCGCTGCGCTGGCGTGCTGCGCGTTCCATGTCTTGAGCGCGAAGTAGCAGCCCCCGCGGTCCACGAGGAGGACTACGGGGCAGCCCGATGGCGACCTGAACTTCTTGTCGCTGAACGGCCGGCAGCCCGTGGCCAGCTTCGGGTCCTCCGGGTACAGCACCACGCCGCTTAGCGTGCCGCCATACTCCGGGATGCCGTAGTTGGCGATCGCGGCCTCGTGGTGGCCGCTCAGTGAGCGCGGCTGCGTGGGGACAGCACCTTGACGGCTTGATGTTGTTCTTCTCGACGATGAACCGCGCCGACGCCAGGCTCGCCATCATGGAAACGGCGAGCCATGCGCACGCCGCGGAGGCGAGCCTAAGCTCGTGGCCGTGGACGTGGAGCGCCATTGCCGTGGCTCTTGGACCCTCGCCGTGCTGGTTGGTTTGGCAAATTTTGTAATTCCTCGGAGGCGGAGACTTGGTGGAGGCGACATGGAAGGTAGAGAGGAAGAGATGGCGGAGACCAACTAAAATTTCTGGTTCCTATTGGAATATTACAACACTTTTTCAAGAAATAGGAAATTCTTTGGCAATTTGCGCATAAAGTCATAAACTGCAATCTGGACCGGTAAAAGGTTGAAATTTTCTACGCTGTCGCTGTATGTTGCCTTGCGTTGACCTCTAAAGTTTGTATGGTCTTTTGATTTTTTTTGCACAtgcaaaaagaaagaaaaatgttTCTTCTCGTAGCACAAGAAAATGGGGGCAGAAATGGCATCGCTTGCATTGCACAGCATGGTCCAATAATTATCCCTTTGTGATCAATTTTCTTGTTTCTTCCTCTTAATGAAAAATGTGCCCATGCACGGTCGTGAAAAAAATTCAATTTTCTTGTTTGTTTGAACAGTTCTTTGGTGCCCGGAGAGTTGAAATTGCACCCAACCAGGGTCGGTCAGCGGCTGGGGGAAAATGATGGCAACTGGGCGTGTAGACTAAACTAGACGCTCAGAGATAATTTCAAATGAAAACCGACTCAAAAGGCTTGCTCACATGCTAGATCGCAGCTCCAAGAACATACATGCAGAGAACAGTGAGAATCAATTCTTGAAACATGCTGCACAAAATTCTGTCCAATATCCATCTCGGCGCATGATGTTAGGCTGTTAGCGAACGGGAAGTCAACTGCTTTCTATTTTGTTTCACGAACAAGATGATGCGCACATGAGTACGTGAGCGCCAGGGGATAGAGATTATTTTAACCTGTTCCTGCTACACACTAATTCATATGAATGATAGCACAAGACAGATCATACGCACCCGAACCGCTGAACATTAGTTCCAAATGTCACAACATGGGCGACCAATAGCTCGCGAGAAGTTTCTGAcagtaaacatgagatgcaagGCAAGAACATTGTTTCCAAATTCACAACATGAGAGGCAAGGCAAGAATATGATATGAACTGTACTCAAACATGAAGGGCAACAGTGGACATTAGAATCACTAGAACATCTCCAAGAAAACGCAACAAGTCTAGATGTTCAGCTATAATCGATTCAACCAGCTTTTGGCAAGGAGCAACGTTCTTGGCACGACTCCATTGTACCACACAGCATACCTCACCATCAACTCACAACAGTTAAGCACAAAGCCATGTGAAATCAAACACAATCTGGTCAATTTCATTGCTTGGAATTCATAGCTACAAGGTATACTGATTTCAACATATAAGTAGCCACCCAAGCATGGACGATTAGCACTTTAGGTGCTCGTACAAGCTTTGTTTGAACTGACAACAAAACTGCATGGCTGACAAGATAAAAGGTTTCTATGTCTCTACTCCTTAAAAGAAAACTTCCCTTCTTTCTAGCTTTCCTCTTGTCTTTTGAGATCTTCAAATGAAGCTGTACCTTCTTGACAATGCTGCCAAGTGGCTTCAACAAGGATTTCGACCTGCCATTTCCTCCATCAGACATCTCAACATCTGTATTCAAGGGAAGAGAGAGCAAGCACACATCAGCTAAGGAAGAACAAAACCAGGAGCCAGTGAAACTACAGAAGAAGAAACAACTGAATGTACCAGGGATAAAATTTACCAAGTCTCGTAGATCTCAGTTGAGTTCATGCAAAATATCATAGAAACAACTAGTTAGGCTAGGTCATATTCACACTCGTGCTCTGGCCCCATGATTTCTAAATAGTTCCCAGATTTTCAAATAGATTCAAATTTATGCTTGCAATGCAATTTCTGTTTTCTTCTCACGTCAGATCCAAGTAGTAACAACTAACACGGTAATAAAATGGCGCAGATACCAGTCTTCTGATATCCATAAACGATACAATAGCCATAGGACTTAACAATTTCAAATTGATATAAAGACTTACAGTAAGGATGCTACTGGTAACTGGTAAGAGAACTTCAAAGTAAGGAGGCTACTGGTAACATAATTTCAAAAACCTCTCCAATCAACAATTCTGCATATTCCTGTCCGGAGCTGTATTTTCTGCATATTTCCTGTATGGAGCTCCAATTTTTAGCCTTTTAGGAGGACGGAGGCCAGAGGGGAAGAGCGTTCCCCACCGGATTCATTGCATTGGAGTAATACAGATTGCCACTGAGGGACATGATGGATGCTTGAATGTCGAGGCGGATTTAGAGAAGGGATCTTCCTCAATGCAAGGTGATTCTGAGGTGGCTATAGAGTGTGGGCCTACCTCAGTAACCACAAATGCACCTAGTACCAAGAAGGGCGAGAAAGTTAAAAGGATGGCCATTGGCCACAAATCTAAAAAGAAGTCATGAAAATTCTCTTCTGGAATATAAGAGGGTTGGGTGGTGAAGGTAGAAGGAAACAACTAAGAGAGATGATGGCTGACCAGAGGATAGATGTTGTTTGTCTCCAAGAGACAATCAAGGAAGACTTCAACCAATGGGAACTGAGGGCTCTATGTGACCAGGGGAATTTCTCCTGGAATTGGACCCCTGCTAGGGGTCATTCTAGAGGAACACTTGTAGGAGTGAAGCAAGGGGATCTAGATGCGGTGGAGATGGACGCCGAGGAATTTTTCTCCAGCATTAAAATTATTAACAGATGTGATAACTTTGAGTGGGAAGTGATAAATGTCTATGGTCCAGTTCAGCATGAGAAGAAAGCTGGCTTCCTTGCTGAACTTGGTCAGAAAATAGAGAGCCACCGGTGCTTTTTTGATGGGAGGGGATTTCAATCTGATTCGTTTTGCCTGAGGGAAATCAAGTGATAATATAGATCAAAGGTGGATGGATTCCTTCAATGAATTCATACTGACAATGGGCTGAAAGAGCTACACAGGAAGGGAGGAAGATTTACTTGGACCAATAAACAATTAAACCCTGTCATGTGTGTCCTGGATAGAGTGATGTGCAATACAGACTGGGACCAACACTTTCACTTGGCTACATGTAAATCTCTAACGAGAGTGGGCTCTGACCACTGTCCAATAGTGGTAAACACAGCAGATGAGAGGCTCAATCAACCTCATATCTTTAGATTTGAGATGGCCTGGCTAACTCAATCAGGCTTCAGAGAGGTTATCAAATCCAAGTGGCCTGACAGGGGGAATAGAGAGGTACAGGACTACTGGAAGATGGTCAAAACAAACATTAGGAGATTCTGTAGAGGTTGGGGGAGGAACATCAACactcagaagaaaaaggataaaaTTGAGCTGTTAAATCAGTTACAACTTCTGGACATTGAGGCTGAAGGGGGAGGTTTTTCTGCTGACAAATGGCAGGAAAGATATGAGATAGAGGAAAAGCTAGAAGAGATTTATACCTTTGAGGAGATACTTTGGCGAAAAAGAGGAGGTTTGAAATGGATACTTAAAGGTGATGCAAACAATGCCTTCTTCCATGGCATTGCTAGTTGGAGAAAG from Panicum hallii strain FIL2 chromosome 3, PHallii_v3.1, whole genome shotgun sequence encodes:
- the LOC112884059 gene encoding uncharacterized protein LOC112884059, which translates into the protein MAKSLRSKQEKRLRTLRREIAEPFYDKKEAAKLVAQTVALEAPPLPVRAPQSHDAGSSRADSSASAMDVEMSDGGNGRSKSLLKPLGSIVKKVQLHLKISKDKRKARKKGSFLLRSRDIETFYLVSHAVLLSVQTKLVRAPKVLIVHAWVATYMLKSVYLVAMNSKQ